The DNA region CGTTATCACTTCCATAATTACTAGTCATAGATAGTGAAGAATTAACTTTTaggcagtggaaaaaaaaactcagtatATGTGTAACGTTTTTAGATGTGACGTAACTAAAAAGTCAACTGCATTTTCAGCTTTGTCCCCTCACATCACAGTCCAATAACACAATTTGCATACAGTGATGGACTGAAAATAGGTTTACTGCATCTTCTCACTGGATTAGTGGTACTGGATATTGGACGGAAATATAAAGGTCTTTGTGTAAAGTAATGTAACCAAATAGTGGGAATTAGCTAGAAGGTCAGCCTTCAGATCATGATTGATGGGTTGGTGTAGTTTGGCCATTTGCTGCGCATTGCAGAGCATCATGGATGCATGCTCCGCTCGTGGCCCCAGGATCAGCTCAGAGCCATGCTCCGCTCGCCACCCCTGGATCAGCTCAGAGCCATGCTCCGCTCGCCACCCCTGGATCAGCTCAGAGCCATGCTCCGCTCGTGGCCCCAGGATCAGCTCAGAGCCATGCTCCGCTCGCCACCCCTGGATCAGCTCAGAGCCATGCTCCGCTCGCCACCCCTGGATCAGCTCAGAGCCATGCTCCGCTCGTCGCCCTGGGATCAGTTCAGAGCCATGCTCCGCTCGCCACCCCTGGATCAGCTCAGAGCCATGCTCCGCTCGTCACCCCTGGATCAGCTCAGAGCCATGCTCCGCCCATTATTCCCTGTTCTCCTTGCCACCCTCGTTGTTTCTACAGCTCACCGTCTATGTGCATTACAGCCAGTGAGGAGCGGCATTACTGACCCGGCACATGAGATATCCGGCCCTGGGCTGAAAAGGCCAGAGAATAAATGAGATACAGCACATGTTCCAATATTTACGGCACACATTTCAGCTGCGGAGATAAAGGGGAGCCGGAGTGATATGACGATCGACCCAGCTTGGTATAATCCACATCCCACTGCCAGCTTCACGGCAGAGTGACAAATTCAGGGAAAGCACCACCCTCTTATTcttcgcctcccccccccccccccccccccccgttttcaCAAAGGAAGGTACGGTTTTTGGTTTTAGACTAGCAtggtattttatatttaaagtatATTAAAATGGATTTAATGTTAAAAATATGTCAATACACTGAAGGGGTGATTGGGCAACACAAGATGAGGTGTATCCATGTATGTTTAGCATGTTTTTATACGCAAACATCTTCAGATCATTTTAATTGCAAGCCTGACCCGTTGCAAACAGAAGTGGAAACGCTGAGTCAAAAGAAGTCAAAACATTGAGAGACGTTCAGTGTAGATGCCATTTCATGCTATTGACTCTGGAAAAAATTTTCAGATGTGAACAACAACCAGTTGCTTTAACGGAAATGTATTCAGGcaataatggaaaaaaatgaatttggATGAAAACAACTGAGTAGCTTCTTCACACTACCACCAAACTGCAAAATGCTGAGAGATCACCAGGGTGGAAGTTGTGTGACATTAGAAATTCTCCATTAAGTGTCAGGCAATTTGCCAGTATTGTTATCTGTTAGAACAATGGTCAAGGATAAGGGGGGGTGAAGAACCTTCCTAAAAGGAGAGCAATACAGCGCCTGTTAATAATTATAGATGCGATAAGTTATAATATCGAGCTCTCCATGTATGGGACCACACAGATTCTAGGCTTCCCTCGGAGTGGATCTGGGTAACACTGGAACGACATAGAGGAAGACAACCTGACGACCGTTTGCTTTGTTACCATTGAAGTACCAGGTATCCCAACAAGGGCCAGCGTTCCGATATGCAGCTATGTGTTTTATCTACAGACACAAATCAACTCAATATACTTTTATATACTGAGTTGTTTTGTCTTGGGCTTCTTACTAGTCTAGTATTACCATTTGGAAATCAGCTCACTGCTCTGTTGTTAGCATTGTTCTTAGAGTTTAGGGCTCAATTGGCTCTGGGTCAAAGGGTTCAGTCAGTGGCCGCCTGGTTCTCTGTTTCCAGCAGCAGTGTTGGGGCTGTTGGTCTCAGGGGTCAGGGGTGGACGGCTAAGGTTGAGGTGCTCTGTCGCAGACCTTATTTATAAAGGCAAATAAATGCTTCTAATCTGTAAACAGTGAGTCTGAATGGTAAGACAAATGATAACTCTAGATGTAAAAGAATTAAAGATATCTTATCATGTAGGAGGACCTTATGGTGCAAGTAGCCTGTCTGCTGGTTTGGGTTCAGCTTAAATACCGACTGAGGTGTAGGATGGCTGCAGACGTTCTATTGAGGTGTGGTGGATCTACTGATTGCTGTGTCCATCCTCCCTACACAGGATCCTTCTAGCACCAACGGGAGATCGAGCTGAAACAATGCGGCGACCAGCACAGCCTTACTCAGTCACCAGGCCTGTGTACTCTGAGGATTCATTTGCTGAAGAGCACCAGAAAgtttacaggaaacacaagACCCTGCAGGACCACGTAAAGGCGTACCTCAGGTAGGTGCTCTCCTTACCTAGAAATCTCTGAATATCTCACCTTTTCACTTTGCCAAATGCCTTTGTACAAATGTGCTTCTTTTACACTTAAAAATTCAACTTCTGTAGCATGATGGTAAAAACCTCTTGTGCCTTCCCAAGAATATTTTTAAGCTTCTCTGTTGCAGTCAAATAAATAGATGCAGAATTTAGTTACATCTCCACAGTACAGCAGGAGATCTTCAGGGACAGCTTGTGTCCTTTTCCCTGTTAGATACGCTTAGATACAAACTTATGGGCTTTGCAGGTGTGATGCCACATGCGCGAAGAGGGTAGCCTGCTCCCTGCTTCCTGTCATCGAGTGGATGCGACTTTACAATGTGAAAAAGTGGCTGGTtggggaccttgtgtcaggagTCAGTACCGGACTGGTGTCTGTGCTGCAAGGTAGCCTTGACCTCTTCATTCCATCCTTGCAAAGTGTGGACCCTGTATAAGGATGCAATCATAACATGAATGGCTATGAAATTACAAGATGTAGCCTTGATATACTCAATTACGGTCCTAAGTGAAACAGGAGATATTGTACCTAACAAATAAACTGGAGAGAGGGGCTGCTATTTGGCCGCCTGAGTCAGAAACTCATCTTGAATCTGTCTCTTCACAATTTTATTATTTGAACATGTTCATTTATCAAAGAGATGTTGATGTTTATTCGTTAGAAGAACAGGCAGCTAACGTTCTGTTCATCTGTGACTCATCAATGGTAAACAGTTGTTCATTCACAGATGTGATATTAGTCAGCTTACTAACAAGGAACAGAGGCTGTCTAACCTCAGACCTTTCTTGATGAACAACTCTGGATAAATGTGGTTATTCTACATTTACTGCATGTTCTGTGGTTCTGTTTGAAGGCTTGTTTACACCATATGCCCCCCAAACCTCTGACTTCCAGGTCTGGCCTACTGCCTTCTTGCGTCTCTCCCACCTTGGTACGGGCTCTACACAGCCTTTTTCCCAGTCATTATTTACTTCTTCCTGGGTACCTCTAGACATATCTCCGTGGGTAAGGATGGCAATCGCTCGCATGCTGATCCTCACACTAACCCTCATGTCCATCACGTCAGCGCATTACTGAGCATATATGTGTGTTGGTCCCTCTACAGGTGCATTTCCAGTTCTGAGTCTGATGGTGGGGTCAGTTGTGACCCGTCTAGTACCGGATGACGGTCCCCCAGCCAACATTACTGGCTTTGAAGGGCTCACCAAGGACGAGCAGAGGGTCATGGTGGCAGCATCTGTTACCTTCCTCATGGGGATTATCCAGGTCAGACACCTAAACACATGAACATACCTCATTGTTGGTTTGGTGTAAAATGGATAAATTCCCCAGTTGAtggatataatatatataaacttTTTTTGGTATTCTTGTCAACTTTGCTCGCTGCTAACTGGTTCCTCCCGTCTCCTAGCTGGCCTTTGGACTGGTGCAGGCTGGGTTCATAGTAACATATCTGTCCGACGTTCTGATCTCTGGCTACACCACAGCGGCTGCCATTCACATCCTGGTGTCACAGCTGAAGTTTGTTCTGGGGCTACACATAAAAAATTACACCGGACCCCTATCCCTGTTCTATGTGAGTAAGCATTGGTACATCGGACTACTTAGGACCATGAAGTGTCCAATTTTCATTTCCTGAGGAATCATGTACCTTAGGGCTACACAGATTCTTTTTGCCTGAAATGCATTGTTGATGTCTCAAACTTTGTTCTTCAGACCCTGCAAGAGAtctttgcgcagattgagaatAGCAACATAGCCAGCCTGGTGATGTCCGCCATCATCATAGTGTTGGTGTTCATCGTGAAGGAGCTCAATGAACGATTCAAGGCTAAGCTTCCTGTGCCCCTGCCCATTGAGGTCGCCATAGTGAGTGTCCTGCCCCTATCTTTGGACGCACCCAGATATTCGTTTTGTTTTGTACTTGATCcattctgtggtttttgtttcAATTAGAGAACTAGCATTCCTATTTCTTTACAGACTGTTATAGCCTGTGGTGTCTCCTATGCATGCAAATTTGTGGAAAAGTATGACGTGGAAGTGGTGGGGAAGATCCCTGTTGGGTAAGCATGAAGCTAGCATCAAACGATGATGCAGTTACATACAATGTACAATAATCCCCACTATTTATAAATAGTAAAATGAACGGCAGTGGAGTTTATAAGATGCCTCATTTCCTCTCCCAGGTATGAGCCTCCAATGGCCCCCAGTGTGGAGATCTTCAAGCTGACAGTGATGGACGCCTTCCCCATGGCCATTGTGGCTTTTGCCGTAGCGTACTCCGTGGCTAAAATCTATGCCATCAAACACGAATACGCGATCGACGGTAACCAGGTGAGTCCCCACACTCTGTAGTGTTGTCCTCTCCTTTCAGTCCAAGTCTTTGGGTCGATCATGAACGCCAGAGTAATTTCTGCAGGAGTGCTTTGGCGTTCCAGCATTTGTTCTGTGTAAAAGCTTTCGACTGACTTACGAAACTTTGCAGGAGCTCATCGCCTTTGGAGTCAGTAACATTTTCGGCGCCGCCTTCAGGTCATTTGCTGCGAGCACGGCTCTATCGAGGACCGCTGTTCAGGAGAGCACAGGGGGGAAAACCCAGGTAAAGTGAACTTTACTGCAGCTCCACGGTGGTGCCCTTTGTGACAATAGGGGGGTGTGATCCCCAGTTTGTTGGAACACTGTCTGCTAAACATAGCTGTTTTCAAACAGCTGACAGGGTGACGGACATTTTTAGAATCAGACCAGATTGCCCGATGTCCTGAGGATGCAAAACCGTATCTCCATACAATTTCCAGTATTTGACGCAAGATTTAAAAAGAATGAATATTGTACAAATTTGTACAAATGTCTCTGGcctaaaataaatacattaatgATATGCAAAGGATACAAAAATCCAGTCTGACTGCAAATAATCTGATTTGGTAGATAAGGACAATTGTTATAATATTAACGTCACAATAAACTTTCAGGTTGCCGGTCTGCTCTCAGCGATTATAGTGATGATTGTGACCATATCCATTGGGTTCCTCTTGGAACCACTTCCAAAGGTAAGCTTCTGCCCTTGGGAAAAGCACTCTGCGATAACCTGAGAAAGGGAAGGGCGTGAGCAGACCCTTCACTGATGTAATGAGGTTTGTTCTGCAGGCGGTCCTGGGCGCATTAGTGATTGTCAATCTGAAGGGGATGTTGATGCAGATGCGGGTGGTAGGCTTCCTGTGGAAGAAGGACCAGCCCGACTGTGTGAGTGCTCAGACCTACTCGCTGCACCTCCGGGCTCTGCGTAATGCACTTCTGAATTCCTTTAAACCCGTCATAATTCTTTGATCTTCAATAACCACCATGAGTCATTTGGAGGCCAGGCCTTGAGAAGTTCACACAAGCTACTGACCAGAAAACATCCATGCCAGCTTCGGTCACCCGTCCACTAGCGGTGCTATAGTATGCTGCGTGTCATCCTGCGATAGATCATAGGCTACATGTTGTTGCTCAACACAGCAGTTTCAGTATTTGTTACAAATTGGTCTTGTAGCAGGGCACCACACCTCATCATGCTAACATGTACCACCTCTTTCCCATCCCTAGATGGTTTGGCTGATGACCTTCTGGGGTTCCCTCCTTCTGGGCATGGACCTGGGCATTCCTGTCGGCTTGGCAGCTGAACTCATCGCTCTGGTCTTCCGGACCCAGTTGTGAGTAGAGACGCACTTGGGGAACCTGCAGAGAAATTTCTGTGAAGCGATTTAGGTTTTATGGAATACCTTCGAACAGCTAGTTAGTGTGTAGTTTGATGGGTCGTGGATCTGCGCCtgtgaaggttgtgggttcatatCTCATAACTAGAAGAGTACGCATATCACTGtcaggcccctgagcaaggtccttaaccccagaGCTTCTGGAGTGCTGGATGCTGAGTAGCCTTGCTGTCTAACTCAATCTTTGCTTACTCGTGTGTCACTTTCGACAAAAGCgtttattaaatataaatctacAGATTGTTGTGTTTGGGGGAAAAATGTTTAGTGTCATTACAAGCTAAAGTTCAGCGAGACATTTAGTTTCAACCTGCAAAAAATCCAGAACGCTATATTCCATACATATAATGATGTTAAATAACCATGTCATATGATGTCATATAACCATAACACCTGCCTGTGGTGCTTTTTCTAGCCCCCGCTGTTCTCTCCTGGCTAACATCAGTGGCACTGACATCTACAGGGACCGCAAGGACTATCATAATGTAAGCAGAGTCACTGATAGCTTTCACCTCTCATATTGTTTGTCGATGTAGTAATTTAAGTACCTCACAGTAGCTCATAAACCTCACAAGACATGTCTTGGATCCGTCTTGCTTTGGGACACCCACGAACACCCTCTTTCTCtcatctcctctcagatctttGCACCAAGTGGCGTGAAGATCTTCAGAATCTCCTCACCGATCTACTTCGCTAATGTTGAATTCTTCAGAAACAAGCTAAATGAATATGTATGTATATCGCTTGGCGTGGTCAGCTGTCAAAGAAACTTTAACTCATGTCGCCTGTATCAGTAAAATTGTTGCATTTCGGAGAATTGCTCAAATTGGACAAAAGGTGTAGCGCAGCCTTCTAGTCATAAAAAGTGTTGCTCAATAATTGAGTTTACTTCGTCTTCACTATCTACCCCTACTTGATAGAACTTGACCTTATCATTTGGATTACAACACTAATATAAAGTTACCTCTCAGATAAAGAGTAATAGAAGGATAATGGTTGTTCAAATATGATTCTGGAATCAGTTATTACATTTATCATTATATCACACTTTTTTGTCTGTCTTTTACTGGAATCGATATTCCTGACATCATAAAACATCAACTTATGCAGGTTGGCTCTGTATTGTGTCTGTAGCTTGGGTTTAACCCTCTGAGAGTCTTACGTAAGAGGAACAAGGCCTTGCAGAAGATCAAGAAATTGCTGAAAAGCGGCAAATTGCAAATAACAGAGGTGAGTCATGTTCCTTGTCAATCAGCTACAAGCCTGTTTCCATGGGTCTGTTTCTGAGTAGAGATGATAGCAGCATTGCATACATGACCTCTGCATGACCTGTATATGACCTCTGTCTTCCTCCTATGTCAGAAAGGGCTGTTATACATGACCTCCTATTCAAATGAGGACTCGGATGATGAAGGTAACACAGAGGATCTAGACCAGCCCAGCGACTACAAGGacctgccccttcaggtcaACTGGAACGCTGAATTACCAGCCGACATTCGAGTGCCCAAGGTCGACGTCCACAGCGTGATCTTGGACTTTGCAGCAGTCTCATTCTTAGACATCTCTGGCATTAAAGGACTCAAATCGGTAATAAGCAGTTAAACTTGCCGGTGTAACTATAGCAGAAAAAGCAACCAACTGAGATGTTAAAGCGTGATACCTGACTTTCCACAGGCCCTGAAGGAACTTATCCGAGTGGAAGTAGATGTTTACATCGTAGCGTGTGACAGTAAGTATTCCCCAGAGAGAGTGATGTGCGATGGACATAAATCCTGCACCACACTAACCATGGCGGTTCCTGTTTGCAGGGTACGTCCTGGAGAAACTTCACAGCTGCAGCTTCTTCGATGACGAAATCAAAACGTCCATATTTTTCCTGTCACTTCATGACGCCATGCTTCACGTCCTGGAGAATCAACCAATTATCCTGGAGCACAACACCTTAAACAAAAAGGTATCGTGTGTCTCGCCAGCAGACCTATATGCGCTCTGCGCATTTCTGATTCAGGCCCTGTTTCCATTATACGGTCAAACCGCCTGCTAACAACTGCAGTTAACATGTAAACACAATAAAACGGCACCATTCATCACTATGTCACACTTATGTAACCTAAACCTCTGCTGCAGATAATGAAATTGATACAGTAATAAGTACGCAACTGTGGAAAATCTATAAAGAGTACAGACCAATACAAAGTAAAAAgcatgaagatgatgatgatgatagtgtAGAATTCACTTCTTCCATGGAGGTAAGAGTTGCCAATTGCATCAACACCATTGTGTTTAAGCACATACAGTCCCAGAACAGATCAAGTACAGACCCAACAGTCCACTGTGGAACGCCAGCGTTCACATCATAGTACAGTCTGCAGTTTCAATGAGTGCCAGCATGCAGTGACGAGTGACTCATTTTCTTTCCAGGTTTTATGGCCAGAAACAAAACTGTAGGTGCCGGCAGTGTTTGTGATCAGATCCCAAGTGGACCACCTTTGCTGCTCTATCAGCAGGAAACGGATGATATTAGATCACCTGCTGGAATGAGATGCATGAAACCCCTCCATCTGGGGGCCACAGCCAACACAGTAAGGTGCCAAGGCAGGCACACTCTGAACAGGATGTCAGGGCATCAGCGGTCACACACACTGTCTTCATACCGGAGCTAACAGACGTGGACATGGAAGAAACAAACATTTGTTCAACTTTACACATATTAGACATCTGGTATCTCAGCCACGGTTCTGTCTTTTTTTATTGTAAACTTTGACATTTTTTAAGAAGTACGTGTACTTGAACATGaatgagtttttaaatattGGTAAACTGTtggttttatgctgtgtacttttatattttttgtaaaatatgtatattgTGTATTTTATCCGTCATCCATACCAAGGTGCAGtaaatatttaatgttttttttcaacATGTTTATTAAATGCAATCAACATTTTCCAGTGGTACTCGATTACTGGTATTTAGCTTCTGTGCTTGTAAATGTTAAGTCTTGAAAATCCAGCTACATAGAAATTCTCCTAGTTAGATACAatggcaaaggggggggggggtcacggtgACTATTACCGAGATGCTGTAGAactgaaaatgtaaataataaatgtttaattacaAATCGGTGCTTTTTCTTATAATTCTGACAACAGTTCGGCAATTACTACCCATGAAATCAGATAAAACTGATCAAGCTGTTTTAATATTTGTCCTCATCCGTAAATATTATCAGAAAATATGCATTTATACAGAAATATTTGTATCATTACATCAGACTATGAATACAATTATATTTTTAAGGCATAAGCACAAAAAACATATTACTATAACTGAAGAAGTGAAAAGCATCGTTTGTATTTCGAGTTCTTCATTATCAGAAAATAGGAAAATTAAAAACGTAATGTGTATTCACGATGGCGGCCCATTGCACCAACCACCCCGCCAGCACGCACTGATGACACTTTCATTGGAGTATTGAAATGTCACCCTCTAGTGGTCAATATATAGCATGGCAGGAACTTCACTTTAACGGCCAACGAGGGCAGCTTTAAGCCTGGTATCGCAGAGACGTAGGTGATGGCTCTGGAAAGGCTGTGCCGCCCACTCAGCCCATAAAATACATAATTTAGGGCCGCCCACgtcaccagcggcattctgtaGGTGAACGTGTCAGTATGGAATGTCGCGCTCAGTAGCTCCGTGTTTAATCTGTGTTGTAAAGTTCCGATTGCAAAATTGCCTTCCATACATTTATTGACcaaaagaatttaaaaaatctTTCTAATGTCATGCAGTTTGTCTAGAATTCCTGCAAATCCTACTACGGAGGCAGCAGGATTGCAAAACCACCGCCTTCCCATGGTTTCCATGGGCACCGGGGCGTCGACATCCTGACGGGTCAGTACCAGGCACCCGCCGGACTCACAGGTCCTCCCTGAATGTCACACACGGCGAGTGAAGCTTCTAAGCCACATCTTCTCCAAACGCCCCTGACCCGCACATGGTGTCATTCCCACCATCGGGAAGCTGTTCCTCCGATTACCCAAATTCATACACGGCCATATGTGCCCTTCGACTCTGCTACCTCTGTGACCGATTAGCCTATTAGCAAGGAaccattttaaatttttttaggtATGCAATAAGGACCTTGCCTTGTAAATTTACCATCACGCTGGTGACGATCCCACCCCCAAACCCAGCTAACATGTAACCCTAGCTTGCTCACATGACAGACGCAGCACTTTCCAATGATGCTGACTAAAGGCTTTCTGACTTGGAGCTCCCCCATCTGGTCAAAGGTGGCAGCGCAAGCTGTCCCTGTAATTTTCGTAGGTGACGCACGGATACATCAGCTACCCATTTTTCTAGGAGGAACCCAACACAAGCACACGGGACAGGGTGTCAAGTCAACCGCAGAAATGAACAAAGACATTATGTGGTTGAGAGGAGACCCGAACTGAGTGCTCACACCCATACACTGAATTAACGCTAGGCGTTAGGAAACAGTTTGAAAAATTTATTTTCAGAAATACAAAACTGATTCGAAAGCAGTCCTACCCTAAAGTCAGGATGCACTGAAAACCCAATTCTAGATGCAGATCTTCATTGAAAATAAGCTACCCGTGGACAGAACAATCATTTTCACACAATATAAAAATAACATCCTCCTCATTTTTAGGGTTTTACAAGTCTACACGAGCAGAGCCGGTTGAGCTCCGCCAGTCAAGCCTGAACCCACGCGTGGCCACTGGAAATCCCGGTTAGGGTTTAGTTTAACCATCGATCTCTCCATGCCTGTCACCAGACAGCTTCCTCCTGGTTTTACTGGTAATACGGCCGATACCGAGACTGATCTGGATGGTGGGGTCCAGGCATCTGGCCCTGAGGCGGGGGGCCCTGCATCCTTGGGGGCGGGGGCCCGCGGGGGGCCGGCCACATGCCGGGACTGAGCCTGCCGGGCTGGCTGAAGGGGGGGCTCAGTGTGCCCGGCTCGTCAGGGAACTGCTGCATGGAGCCGGGGTTGTAGTGGAGGGGGGGAGGCACGTTTATTCGGGGGCCCCCATGCTGGGGAGGAGGCCCTGGGGGCGGGGCATTCATGTAGGGTGGCATCGAGCTGATGATGTGTCCAGGCGGTGGAGTGAGGGGGGGTGGGCCTGATGACATGGGCGGAGGCGGGGCTTGACCATACACCATGTGGGctgtccctgacccctgggaGGGGTGCTGCATGGGGTGGCTAATCGGTGGCGGGGGAGGAGGCGGCCCATAATGCTGCTGCGGGGGCATCATAGGCCGTGGGTGGGGCACGACTTGCTGGCCAGGGTAGTCACCAGGGTGgtgatgggggggcggggccagcGGAGCggagggggggccagggtgagAAAGGGGGTCCCGGGAAGAGGAGCTGCTGCCAGAGTCATCCTGGATGGGCACAGTGATGAGGTTGCTGTGCTTGCGTGTGGTTACCGTGGTGATGCGGAACGTCTCCTGGGCCAGGGAGCGCGGTGGGTGTAGGTCGGGCGCAGCGGAGGCGGGGGCCTGAACAGGCCGCACATCCTCGTGCCCTGGAGGCTGGCCGTAGGCGTCGCGGCTGGGGTGCTGCAGTGCCATCAGTAGGTGTGGCTTGGCCAGGTGTGGCGGCGGCGGGGGTAGCATGAAGCGCTCGCTCAGCTCGGGGGCCGGGTGCAGGGGCTCGCTTCCTCCCAGGCCGGCACGGCCCCCCGCTGGCTTGGCTGCCCGCACGTGCCGGTGGTTGATGTGCGCCTGCAGGTCGCGCTGCGACAGGTAGGTGCGCTTGCAGCCCTGCACGATGCTGCACATGAAGAG from Brienomyrus brachyistius isolate T26 chromosome 1, BBRACH_0.4, whole genome shotgun sequence includes:
- the LOC125740411 gene encoding chloride anion exchanger-like — protein: MVWLMTFWGSLLLGMDLGIPVGLAAELIALVFRTQFPRCSLLANISGTDIYRDRKDYHNIFAPSGVKIFRISSPIYFANVEFFRNKLNEYLGFNPLRVLRKRNKALQKIKKLLKSGKLQITEKGLLYMTSYSNEDSDDEGNTEDLDQPSDYKDLPLQVNWNAELPADIRVPKVDVHSVILDFAAVSFLDISGIKGLKSALKELIRVEVDVYIVACDRYVLEKLHSCSFFDDEIKTSIFFLSLHDAMLHVLENQPIILEHNTLNKKVSCVSPADLYALCAFLIQALFPLYGQTAC
- the LOC125740393 gene encoding E3 ubiquitin-protein ligase Hakai-like, which codes for MDQADGDLQGTEASGGLGGIDVRRRIPIKLLSKQTIRTKPAAARTLRPTGRPLAKGDEERSGDPFGNQAKFPQHMFWDHKVNLIGEKDDIPVHFCDKCGLPIRIYGRMIPCKHVFCYDCAVLHEKKSDKMCPGVSLYSCTDPVQRIEQCLRGSLFMCSIVQGCKRTYLSQRDLQAHINHRHVRAAKPAGGRAGLGGSEPLHPAPELSERFMLPPPPPHLAKPHLLMALQHPSRDAYGQPPGHEDVRPVQAPASAAPDLHPPRSLAQETFRITTVTTRKHSNLITVPIQDDSGSSSSSRDPLSHPGPPSAPLAPPPHHHPGDYPGQQVVPHPRPMMPPQQHYGPPPPPPPISHPMQHPSQGSGTAHMVYGQAPPPPMSSGPPPLTPPPGHIISSMPPYMNAPPPGPPPQHGGPRINVPPPLHYNPGSMQQFPDEPGTLSPPFSQPGRLSPGMWPAPRGPPPPRMQGPPPQGQMPGPHHPDQSRYRPYYQ